CTGGGgccacccctgcccctctgctGCCACCTCTGCTCTGTGTCCACGTTGTCACGTGCCAGGCCCCAGAGgtctgcccctgccccagccagggCGCCCCCTCGAGGACTCAAAGCCCTGAAACCGGTCCCCCCGCCTGCCGTCCCTGGTGCCTGGCAGCACTTGCCAGGCCGTGTCCCTCTGTGCCCCCTGCTGGCGGGGAGCGCACACGTGCCGGACGCGCTCCAGAGTCTCTGCGCTCGGGGACTTGTCCGCAGAGGCAGCGGGGGCAGCGGCTGGGGACGCAGACTCGCATCCGCTGGCCTGTTCAGGGCAGCTCCAGCGCGTGGCCTGGGGCACCCGCCCCGTCCGGCGGGCACGACGAGGGCCCGCAGAGATGCCGCGCCCCTCCGCGCACAGACGAGTCGGCGCCGTGCTGTTGCCAGCTGTTTATTCAGCCCGTGAACAGGTGACCAGTGACACGCAGGTCCCCTGGGCCCATGGCGGCCTGGCCCGCAGCAGCCTGACCCCCATCTCGACCCTGACGCTGGGAAGCTCCCAGAGGAGGGAGCCGGGCTCCCTGGGCAAGGCTGGGCCCAGCAAACACCGCCAGGGCCCCACAGGGCTGGCCGAGGGGAACGTGTTGTGCAGACTgtcccagagcccaggccccggggaagggggtgggtggaCAGCGGGGGCCCAGTGCCTGTGCAGCCCAGGCCAGCCGGAGACGGCCCCGGCTGCTGTGGGAGGCGGTGTGCGTGCACGAGCGTGGGGGGGGCCAGGCCGTCCCCCGCCGTGGCCCTGCGGGGCCCCCGTCCTAGGGCATCTCTGCAGCAAGCTTCTCTGCCCCCGCGCGCTCTGGGCAGCTGCCCAACCCCCGGAAAAGGGCCTCCGCGGCCTCCTCGGTGGGTCTCGGCGCCCTCAGCGCCTCTGGCTGGCGAGCCAGGAGAAGAAGGGGCGCGGGCGCGGGGCCTGGTGGGCACGCACCGTGCGTGGCGAGCGCCAGGCTTTGATGGTGGCGTCGTCGCTGGCCGTCAGCAGGAGCTCCTGCTCCTGGGGGCTGAAGGCCACCGAGTTGACCACGTCCTGGTGCCGCAGCTTGGCCAGGCAGGTGCTGTAGTGGCGGTCCCAGATGTAGCCGTGCCGGTCCTCTGCCCCACTGCGAGAGCGCCTGCCGtgagcccccgcccgcccgctgggcccctccccacccgGCTCCGCCCCCGGACCTGGCCACGAAGTCCCTGCTGACGTCCAGGAAGATGAAGAAGCACTCATCGTTGGGCGTGTAGGCGCGGTGGGCGCGCAGGGCCCGCTTCACCTCCCGCATGGTCTTGAGGTCAAACACCAGCAGGTCGATCTCCTCCGCGATCGGCGGCGGCTGCATGGGGTCGGCCACCACCGAGCCGCTGGGCCAGGCGCGGCTGTTTACGTACAGGTACCTGCACGGACACGCTGCTCAGCAGGGGCCTGCGGACGCCCCCACCCAGGCCGCCAACAGAGGCCCACCTGTTGTCGGGGGACAGGCCCATGCCGATGATGTGTCCGTGCACGTCGATGACGTGGTCAAGTGCGTCGAAGAAGGCGTCGGAGGCCCGGCCCTCGCCCAGCACGGGCCCCGCCGTGGTCATCTGGTGCGGCAGGATCTGCTTGATGCCTGGGGGGACCGGGTGGGCAGCGCCTCGGTGCCTGGGAGCGCCCAGACGCCCGTGGGGCCACCGGTCCTGTGCCCCTGGGCCTGAATGTGCGCCCCGGGGGGCTGCACAAGCGCTCACGCCCAGACCAAAGGGAGGAAGGGACTCTGCGAACAgaccagccccgccccgccccgccccgccccgcccagccctGGGAAGCCTCGCCCGGGCCCCTCACCGATCTGGTGCGGCGAGTAGGTGAAGCAGCCCGTGGTGAAGATGAGGAGTTTGTTGCCGGCGGCGGCCGTGCTGCGCTCGGGGGCCTTGGTGTGGCCCCGGGCCAGCAGCTCGGCCGCCTTGGTCTCCAGCGCGCACTCTGACGGCTGGAGCTGGGCCCGGCCCTCCAGGAGGCGCCGCAAGCCCTTGGTGCGGGCCGGGCCCGGGTCGACTGCCTGGTCCTTGCTGTCGCTGCTCAGGTCGAAGACACGGCCGTGGTCTGCGCCAGGGGCGCCGGCGTCCAGCAGGAGTTCCGGGCTGTCAAAGCGGCTGCAGTCGGCCACCATGACGGTGCGAATGGTGCTAGCGTTGAGGTTCTGGATCTTGAAAAGCCGCTTCACCACGTTCACGTTCTCCGACTCCACGTCCTGGGGGCAGGAGCGCGGGGGTGGGCACGGGCTGCTGGGGGCCGCCGCCGGCCGCAGGGCCCCCCCTGCGCGCACCTGGAAGGCGTTGTTAAGCCAGAGCACGGAGCACGACGTGATGTCCCCGATGCGGTGCAGGTTTCCCGAGATCAAGCTGGTGTCCGTGAGCCAGCAACCGAACACGTCGTAGGGCTTGTTGCGCACGCGGGACAGCAGGGCGAAGGTGTCTGGGGGGAGCAGCAGGATGGGgcgaggcggggtgggggggaggcggggctggagggaagggggcggGTCCAGGTGGGGGGCGGAGCCGGGCATTAGGGGCGGGGTTGTCGGGGCAGAGGTGGAGATGGACCAGGGTCCTGGGCGGGAGGCCCCGGTNNNNNNNNNNNNNNNNNNNNNNNNNNNNNNNNNNNNNNNNNNNNNNNNNNNNNNNNNNNNNNNNNNNNNNNNNNNNNNNNNNNNNNNNNNNNNNNNNNNNNNNNNNNNNNNNNNNNNNNNNNNNNNNNNNNNNNNNNNNNNNNNNNNNNNNNNNNNNNNNNNNNNNNNNNNNNNNNNNNNNNNNNNNNNNNNNNNNNNNNNNNNNNNNNNNNNNNNNNNNNNNNNNNNNNNNNNNNNNNNNNNNNNNNNNNNNNNNNNNNNNNNNNNNNNNNNNNNNNNNNNNNNNNNNNNNNNNNNNNNNNNNNNNNNNNNNNNNNNNNNNNNNNNNNNNNNNNNNNNNNNNNNNNNNNNNNNNNNNNNNNNNNNNNNNNNNNNNNNNNNNNNNNNNNNNNNNNNNNNNNNNNNNNNNNNNNNNNNNNNNNNNNNNNNNNNNNNNNNNNNNNNNNNNNNNNNNNNNNNNNNNNNNNNNNNNNNNNNNNNNNNNNNNNNNNNNNNNNNNNACGGAGTGCGGAGGCTGGGAGGGGCGCCCCGGTCCTGAGGGGGCCAGGGGTGGCCCAGCCGGGGTGGGGCACAGCGGGCGCGGGACGGGGTGGTGCAGGGCCCGGCCCGCTGGCTCTCCTGGTCTCTCGGGCCAGGAGCAGGCCGCTGGCAGCCGCGTGGGCCGTGAGCCACCCGAGCTGGTGGAGGCCCAGACCCGGAGCAGGGCTTACCCTGGCTGGCTGTAGGCAGCTGGCAACGTTGCCCGGCCAGGTACTCAACATCATCCAGGGCAATGGGCCCCAGGGCCGGCTGGCCGCCCAGAGTGGCCTCAAACACGATCTAACCGGGACGGAGAAGGGGCTGGGTGGACCCGAGGGGGAGGACGGCCCCTCCCGAGCTCCTGAGCCCCCTGAGGTCCCCCGGCCCTGGGCAGCCCGGCCTCACCTGGAACTCCTCGGCGCTGGCCACTTCCACCTGGCCTTCCAGCCACTGGTGCCGCAGGCGCCCGCCCGCGCCCCACACGGCCAGCTGACCCCGGGCGCTGCTCAGGAGCACCGTCAGCTCGCCCTTGTCTGAGAGCGCGGGCCGGGGAGTCAGGCCCCCGACCCGGCGGGAGGCGGGGCTGCCCCCGTGCCCGCCTCCCCACCACCCGCGCTGCCGGCCCGACTCACAGAAACGCTCAGGAAAGCCCATGTGGTACCAGAAGCGGAGGCAGGAGGCCTCGGTGGCGGGCAGTGGCTGGCTGCGCAGCCAGGCCGCTCGGCCCCCCGGGCCCAGCACGCCCGTTTCGAAGAGAGCAAAGTGGCCTGGCAACGAGAGAGGGCGCGGTGCCCCGCGGACCGGATGCAGCcgcgctccccacccccacccaccccccaccccccccacccccgcccgccgACCTTCAGCCTCTGAGCCTGGCGGGAgcctggctgggctgggccggTTGGCCCGGGCTGGGGTGAGTGAGGTGTGTGCCCGGGGGTGTGTATGGCGCTGGGGTCCCTTCCCGACCCGGACCCACCTGCCTCTGTGCCCAGGGTGTGGTCCACAGGGGGCTGGGGGTAGCGGGAGGGCGTGGCTCCACTGCTCCAGTCCCAGCTGTACcggcccaggccaggccagggcagaTGGTTCCAGCCACACAGACCAGCCTCAAAGTCACAGGAAGCTGCAAGGGACTTGGGCAATAAGCGGTGCCGCCCCCATCCCCGGggcaccaccccccaccccccccacccccgcccgccgACCTTCAGCCTCTGAGCCTGGCGGGAgcctggctgggctgggccggTTGGCCCGGGCTGGGGTGAGTGAGGTGTGTGCCCGGGGGTGTGTATGGCGCTGGGGTCCCTTCCCGACCCGGACCCACCTGCCTCTGTGCCCAGGGTGTGGTCCACAGGGGGCTGGGGGTAGCGGGAGGGCGTGGCTCCACTGCTCCAGTCCCAGCTGTACcggcccaggccaggccagggcagaTGGTTCCAGCCACACAGACCAGCCTCAAAGTCACAGGAAGCTGCAAGGGACTTGGGCAATAAGCGGTGCCGCCCCCATCCCCGGGGCACCACCACTGTGGGGGTAGAGGTCAGGCCCGGCGTCCCGGGGGAGGCACGGAGCCGGTACCCCCAGGAGCGAAGCAGGTCCCGGGGCCAGGCCACGGGCTCCCACCTGGCCGAGGGCAGGGCCCGTCCTGGAGGAGCAGGTCGTCCAGCGCGACGTAGGAGCGCGCCACGCCGGCGGCCACGGCCTCAAACACCACCTGGGCGGGCACAGGGCGGGGGGCTCGCGTCTGGTCGGCAGCGACGGCCCCTTGGGGGTGAGGAGGGCCCGCCACCGCTCTCACCCTCCAGGCCCGCTCGGCCTGCAAGTCCACGCTGCCCAGGCGCCAGGCAAACCCTCCATGGGCGCTGATGCTGAGCACCTGCCTCCTCTCAGCCTCCTGCACGCGGACCCTCAGGGTACCTGCCGCCCGAGCAGCCGGCCCCGGTCAGCAGCAGCGGGGCGGCGCCCGAACGGCCCCACGTAGGGGCCTGAGGGCACCCACGGCCCCTGCGCCCGGCAGCCCCTCACCTGGGTTGCGGAGGCTCAGGTGGTACCAGAAGGTCAGGCAGGCGGCCTGGGCCAGGGGCCTGTGCTCCTCTGAAATCAGGGAAGCCACGTGGCCGCGGGGCAGGGCCTGCGGGCTCATGTCCACCACCATGTAGTGCCCTGGGGGGTGCCGGCGTCAGCCTGCCAGCCCCCctcgccccgcccctgccccccagctccccacccccaccccacgcctctgccccaccccctgccggCACCCTGAGCCGTCTCTGTGGTGTGGTCTGCGGGGGGGCCCCAGGCCGCCTGGCCCGTGGCGTTGGCCTGGCGTGTCCAGAGGCCCCGGCCCCCCGTGGAGAAGCCGCAGGCCGAGTCCTCGAAGGAGCAGCGCTTGGGGGCCCGGCAGGGCCCGGGCCGCACAGCCACGTCGTCCAGTGCCATGGTGCCGTGGTACCCGTCCCGGAGGCCCTCGAACAGCAGCTGGGGGGCAGCGGGGGGTCAGCTGGCTGGGGCCTTGCCCTGCCCACCACTGCCGGGCACCGGGCCTCACTTGGTACTTGGCGCTGGAGtcctgcgggtggtggagggtggCCCGGGCCTCATGCCAGCGGTTGCCGTGGGTGCCAGACCGCGACCACAGgtgcctttctccctccccttctcgcCTCATCGCCAGGCGCAGAGTCCCTAGGGGGAGGCGGGGTTTGGAGGGGACAAGACCCCGACTCCTGCTTCTCGCCCCCTCCAGAGCCCCGAGGGCCCCAGAGACAGAACTCGGGCCCCCCGTGGGCCTCCACCGCGGCCCCGCCCAGCACGGGGTCTCACCGGTCTGGGGCCCGTAGAGGTGGTACCAGAAGGAGAGGCACTCCTGAGCGGCCGCGGGTGTCTGGGGCTGGGTGAGCAGGTGGGCAccggggccctgggctgggggttcCGTGGGGTCTAGGAGCATGAAGTGGCCTGCAGGCGGGGCCGTGGGGCTGAGCCGCAGAGACGCCAGGCTGGGGACACGCAGCCCAgagctcccctctgccccctgggAGTCCGGTCTGGGAGCCCCCCGGGGTGGGTATGGGAGGCCGCTCCGAGTCTGAGA
This Physeter macrocephalus isolate SW-GA chromosome 13, ASM283717v5, whole genome shotgun sequence DNA region includes the following protein-coding sequences:
- the FBXW5 gene encoding F-box/WD repeat-containing protein 5 is translated as MPGSAPHLDPPPSLQPRLPPTPPRPILLLPPDTFALLSRVRNKPYDVFGCWLTDTSLISGNLHRIGDITSCSVLWLNNAFQDVESENVNVVKRLFKIQNLNASTIRTVMVADCSRFDSPELLLDAGAPGADHGRVFDLSSDSKDQAVDPGPARTKGLRRLLEGRAQLQPSECALETKAAELLARGHTKAPERSTAAAGNKLLIFTTGCFTYSPHQIGIKQILPHQMTTAGPVLGEGRASDAFFDALDHVIDVHGHIIGMGLSPDNRYLYVNSRAWPSGSVVADPMQPPPIAEEIDLLVFDLKTMREVKRALRAHRAYTPNDECFFIFLDVSRDFVASGAEDRHGYIWDRHYSTCLAKLRHQDVVNSVAFSPQEQELLLTASDDATIKAWRSPRTVRAHQAPRPRPFFSWLASQRR